Within Bacteroidota bacterium, the genomic segment TTAACCTCAATGCCTGTTTTTAAAGGCTTTATTTTTTCATTAATAACCTCAAACAAGTTTTCCTCTTGACTAATTGCAGCTCCTAATTTTTCAATTAAAACTCCTTTTTGAGTATTTATTTGAGCTTCAAAATTTTGATTTTTAATTTCCGTTTTTATCGAATTCCAACTTTTTTTCAGCACCTCTTTTTTCTTCGTAACTTCTGAAAAACCAATTATATCCGATAAATATTTTAGCTTGTCACTTTTAGTGTTGTCAATGAAATTGGTAAGGTATTGATAACGTAATAAGAGATTTTCTTCTTTTGATTCCTCTAAGTAATTTTTAAAATCATCATTAACATTTGAAAATTCAGTTATCAATTTATCACGCTTGTTGAAAAGCGATTTAGAACAGTCTAAGGAGGTTTCTTTTACAAATGATATATTTACTTCCGACACGTCATCAACGTTAAGCGCTGCGTTTCGTAAAGCATCTTTTAAATCTATTTCGCTATTGCTTGATAAATGCTCTACACGATTAGTATAAAACCATTCAATGGCATCAGATATACTGCTTTTCCCTGTTCCATTGTCGCCATATAAAACAATTGACCTGCCGTTTAGTGGTAAGTCTAAAACGGTTTTTACACCTCTTATTCCTTTGATGGAAATTGTATTAATTTTTGTTTCCATCTCTTAGTTTTTGAAGTTCGTTTTTAACATTGGTGTCAGTCAGTTTATCATCTTGATACAGTTTTGACAACATCTTTGCTATGTCCTTATCAACATTTTCGATTTCTTCGATTCCATCAAAAAAATCATCTAAAATTTCTTTACCGGATTTTACTTTTTCTGCCATAATGTTGTTACTTAAAATATTTCCAATCAATTTTAAAACTAGATGTCAATGTTTGGTGCTGAATTTCAAATCCTGATTTGTTATTGCAAATGGGGTAAACTCCAAATTGTTCAACAAAATCTAAAATGAAATAACTTTCTAAATCTTCAATTCTGAATTGCCATAAATTTTTGAGCATTTCAAAATTGATGTATGTAAAAAATAAAGGTTCAACTTTTCTGTAATTTACTAAACCAAGATTTTTTGATTTACCATCAAAATGACCCAACAAACGGTTTCCAATACTATTCGTTCTTCTTTCACTCATACCTATATACAAAAGTTTAGACTTTTGAAAAGGATATTGAATTTCAATAGATTGGCTAAAAATGAAGTACAAACCCGTAATTCCATTTAAAGGCTTTATGTTGTTTGCTTCAAACAACTTTGGACTATCAAAATATATGGTTACTTCATTTGCCATTCTTCTAAAACGCTTTAAAATTATCCTTCATATAGTGTTTTAGATTCCATTTTTTGGTGGTGTCTAAGGCACGTTCTAGCACAATGAGTTTTTGCTCAGTGTGTTTTTTGAAATGTTCTACGGTTTCTTCTGCCAAATCGCCATCTAAGCAAACCAAGGTTTCTTTGTCGCCATCTGTAGCAAAAAGGATTTCGTTTTTGGTAAATTGCTCTTGCTTGGTTAGCGTATAATTGAGTTTGAAACCATTTTTTAGTAAAATTTCCGTGATTAATTCTTCTTTGTTGAAGGCAGAAATTAATTGTGCTTCTTTGTCTCTGATGTATTTCTTGAGTGCTTCAATATTTTCTTCGTGCGTTTTATTTGGGTCGGGGGCATATTCTACTCTTGGAAAATTTGATTTTTGCAGTTTGAATACTTTGAATCCAAGCCCTTTTAATTGATTTTGTTCATCTTCTTTTTTGCTGAACAAATTTGGTTGAGCTTCTTTCTTTTCTTTGATAATTCTCTCTACCACTCGTTTATTACGCTCAATAGTTATATCACTAATCTTTTTATAGCCTGCTTTGTAGGCCTCACTTTTCTCGTCTGTTGCTTCTGGAAGTTGGACTAAAATAAATTTTCGTCTGCCAAAATCTGTGTTCATTAAATCAAATACTGATTCTCCTGTTGAACCTGAGCCTGCAAAAAAGTCTAAAATAACATCATTTTCATTGCTCACAAATTTAAAAATGTGATTTAAAAAGTTAACTGATTTAGGGTTGTTAAAAACTTTAACTCCGCCAAATAAATTCTTCAGATCAGCAGTTGTTGCCCTATTATCTTCATAATAATAACTTTTTAATCGTTGGGTTACGGTATCAAGTCTTTTTTTAATTTTTGGGATTGTATTATGGTCATCACCCCATTGAACATCTCCTCTTTTATCTGCTTCATCAAAAGTTTCAAAAGGCCATCTATAACCATATTCTGGTTTGGAGCAAACTTCATTTGTTACAGGATGAATTATATCATAAGTATAACCTCCTGGTTTTGTGTTTGCAGAATTTCCGGGGTAAAAAACACCTTGTTCATCAACATAGGAGTAATGAGAAACCCCTGATAAATCATCACCATTAGTTTGCTTTCTAATCCACTTTCTTAATTCTGCCTGAATTTTTTCAATATCATTATTAAAAGTACTTTTTAATTCCTCGTATTTTTCTTGAATTATTTGACCTTTTTCTGAAGGTGTTTCCCAAAAATCTTGAGATTCTTTACTTTTCATATAACACAAAACGTACTCGTGTTCTGTTGCTACTTGTGTTGGATTATTATCTGTTGCTGTTTGCCAAACTATTTGTCCTCCAAAATTCTCCTCTCCAAAAACTTCATCACACAATTTTCTTAAATGATGTACTTCATTATCATCAATAGAAATAAAAATAACGCCATCTTCTTTTAACAACTGTCGAGCAATCAACAAACGGCTGTACATCATATTGAGCCAGTTGGAGTGAAAACGTCCGTCTGTTTCGGTATTGGTGTCTATTTTTAGCCCGTTTTCAGTAACTTCGGCATCTTCCCAATATGCCGCCTTGTCTTGGTTAAATTTGTCAGAATACACAAAGTCTTTACCTGTGTTGTAAGGTGGATCAATGTAAATACACTTTACTTGTTCACGGTAGCTGTTGCTAAGTAGTTTAAGCACCGCCAAATTTTCGCCTTCAATAATGAGGTTGTCGCTTTCTGTAGGGTTTACGCTTCTGTGTTCGTCATACACCAAGGTAGCATCAGTAGGCGTAAAGGCTTCACGCTTGGCGTTGCTTTTGCCAAACCAACGAAATTCGTATCGTTCAGTTTCGGTAACTAAACTGGGGTCAACTACTTTTTTGAGTTCGTTGATATTGAGTTGTCCGTCATTGGTAAACAAATCGGGCATCAGGTTTTTAAGTTGAGCCAAACGTTCTTTGTTCCAATCGTGCGATTGTACGTTTTCTATTGGGTTTTCTGTATTTCCTAATTCCTTACTCATTATGCTTTTTCAATTAATGTGTTAATAGTGTTTCTTGCATCCTCTTTAAAATATTGATAATCTTTTACAGGTGCTTTGTATTGTACTTCCACGCCCAAAGTTGCAAAGTGCTTCATAGCACAATTTATCTTGTAAACTTCACTTTCTTTGAGTGCTTTTTTATCGTTGATGTCGTTTGTTCCTTTGGTTTCAATGACAAAATAAAATTCGCTTTCCTTTCCATCACGCAATTGTTTACGTTTCATTACGATACCAAAATCGGGATTGTAATTGCCAATAGGTGTTGGGATTTGGTAATAAGCTGGTAGTTTCATAAAGCATATTACTTCATCATCTTCGTCTGTTGCCAATGCAAAGTTTCTTTCTACATCACTATCCACCAACATTTTG encodes:
- a CDS encoding site-specific DNA-methyltransferase, producing MSKELGNTENPIENVQSHDWNKERLAQLKNLMPDLFTNDGQLNINELKKVVDPSLVTETERYEFRWFGKSNAKREAFTPTDATLVYDEHRSVNPTESDNLIIEGENLAVLKLLSNSYREQVKCIYIDPPYNTGKDFVYSDKFNQDKAAYWEDAEVTENGLKIDTNTETDGRFHSNWLNMMYSRLLIARQLLKEDGVIFISIDDNEVHHLRKLCDEVFGEENFGGQIVWQTATDNNPTQVATEHEYVLCYMKSKESQDFWETPSEKGQIIQEKYEELKSTFNNDIEKIQAELRKWIRKQTNGDDLSGVSHYSYVDEQGVFYPGNSANTKPGGYTYDIIHPVTNEVCSKPEYGYRWPFETFDEADKRGDVQWGDDHNTIPKIKKRLDTVTQRLKSYYYEDNRATTADLKNLFGGVKVFNNPKSVNFLNHIFKFVSNENDVILDFFAGSGSTGESVFDLMNTDFGRRKFILVQLPEATDEKSEAYKAGYKKISDITIERNKRVVERIIKEKKEAQPNLFSKKEDEQNQLKGLGFKVFKLQKSNFPRVEYAPDPNKTHEENIEALKKYIRDKEAQLISAFNKEELITEILLKNGFKLNYTLTKQEQFTKNEILFATDGDKETLVCLDGDLAEETVEHFKKHTEQKLIVLERALDTTKKWNLKHYMKDNFKAF